In Sciurus carolinensis chromosome 4, mSciCar1.2, whole genome shotgun sequence, the sequence AGGCCAGCACAACTGGATCAGTTCATTCCTCCTGCTCAGACCGCGGTGGGGCCTCCCTGCTTCTCCCAGCTCTGAGCTGGTTTTCCATAGCACCAGGAGGGCAGTTTTAGAGCTCACTTGTCTGGAGCTGACTTGCTAGTCTTCCACCTCCCTCAGCACTGCCCCAGGCCAGTGTCTCAGGCCTCAGGCCCTGCCACCTCTTCTTGGGTTTGCTCAGAAGTCATCTGACCCAGCAGCAACCCACCCCATGATGGCAGTTTCCTGCTAGGCCCTCTCTACCCACCCAACCAATCATCTTCACCTGCTCTCCCCAACCTGGGCCTATGCCCCACCTATGAGTGATGAGCTGGACAAGTCCTATGCCCCAAAAAATGGACGGACTAAATAAGCTTTGAATGCTGTAGACACAGGGTGTGCCCTGGAGGCAGCAGGCTGTGCAGGTATAGGCAGGAGCCAGGTCCAGCAGCTCAGGCACTGGCAAGATCAGAGTAGGTTTCCCTGTAGGATGCTCAAAAGGCAGGGGCcctgactgggtgcagtggtacactcctgtaatcccagctcctcaggaggctgagacaggaggatcagaggccaggctgggaaacgtagtgagactttgtcttaaaaaaataagaaggaaggctggggatatagttcagttcataagtgcttgcctgtcaagcacaaggccctgggttcaatccccagcaccctttggatctggggatatagctccattggtagagtgcttcttttcatgcacaaggccctgggttcaattcctggcaccaccaaaaataaaaataaaaaaataaaaaaataaaaaggggggctggggttgcctagtgtgtgtgaggcactaagtttaattctcagcacccatataaataaataaaaagaaggtccattgacagctaaaatatatatgtgtgtgtgtatgtgtgtgtatttaaaaaaaaaagaaaggactggagGTGTGCCTCAGGGTagtggccctgggtttcatccttagTACCAAGGGGGATAAAAATAAGGCAGGAGCTCTTGTGGTATCTCCTGGGCTGGCTCTCCTAGGAAGCAGCTGTGCCCAGAGCCTGGGGTCTCTGTCCATGGGTCCCTCCTCACTGATGGCCCCATGTCTGTCTGCCTGAGGAGTTGTTTAGGCTGACCAAGGTCGCTCTATGCCGGGGTGTGCTGAACCCTGAGACAGGTGAGTTGCTGTGCCCGCACAGCCTGCTCTGTTGAGCAGTGTCACTTTCTGAGGGTTTGGTCTGGGCTTGGGGTCGCGTGCATTTTGTGTCTTCAGTTGTGTGCTAAGACTCTTAAAGGCAGAGACTTCAATATGAAAACATACTGGTGAAGCCAAGGTGTGATGGTTAATGTCAAGTGCCAATTAGACTGCATTAAGGAAAACACAGAAAGGTGGTAAAGCatacttttgtgtgtgtctgcAAAGATGTCTCCAGAGGAGACAGTGTGAGTCTGTGGACTAACTGGGGAAGGTCTGCCCCCAATGTAGGCAAGCACGTCAGTCAGGTGGGGGCTCAGACtgagaaagcagaggaaaggCAATTTCTTGACTCTCCTGGAGCTGGATACTCTTTTTCTCCTGGCTTGGGACCAGAACTCCAAGCGCTCCAGGACTTACAAAAGAGTCAGCCCTGCTCTAGCCTTTGACCTGGGGCTAAGAGATACACCACCAACTTCCCTGGTTCTAAGGCCTTCAGACTTGTACTGAGCCATGCTACCAGTTTCCCAGGGTCTCCAGATTACACACAGCTTCCTTTGGGACTTCTTGGCCTCCATAATCCCAGAAGTCAATTCAATTCCTCGAAAAAAATCCCCTTCATCCATGCACCTATCACACTGGTTCTGTCTCTCTGAAGCACCCTAATACTTAGAGATCGTGACCTCGGAGGGCAGTGTGGTCAAGGAGGTATTAGCCGGGCTTGCTCCAAGGATGGTCATGAAAAGGCAGTGGGTGAGAAGGCAAGCGGGCTGGACCTACAGCATGCTTCCAGGCACTTCCACGAGCGGCAGGACCCGTAGGACTACACAGGCTGAACTTGAACCTGCACCAAGGAGGGCCAAGGACAGGCCCCAAAGggcccttttttttcccccaaggtcTGGGTCTATACTTAGTTTGATAGTCACAGGAGTCGTGCAGAATCTGAAGAGGCCACCTTGCCTCTGAGCTCTGTGTCCATGTCCAGGAGCCCTTCTAGAACAACTGACCAGGAAACTCATGTTCATGGGTTTACATGATCCAGGTAAGCCTCGAGCTAAGTGCTCGAGGTAAGTTCTCGAGGTAAGTTGAGTCATATCAAACCAAACAGGGGACAAATGGAACAAGCCCTCAGAGAAAGGAGTATCCCCAGGTCAAGATTTGCCCTGCCCAGGGATTCCTTCAGCATCTTGTTCTTTTAGTCTGCACAGGCCACTGATCCTGGTCACTTAGAACTTTGCTTGGAGAAGGTAACTccaggcagtggttctcaaagtatgaTATGCAACCCTAGGAGTCCACACTCTCATCTTCTCACAGTTTCCAGAGGCTGTGAGATATGAGAATCAAGCAGTCCTCTATTCAGCCAGACACTGAAAAATTGTGAAAACTTCAAATGAAGCTGGCATGGCTTgtaagactgaggcaggaggacctcaagttcaagtccaggcacaccaacttagtgagacactgtttttaaaaaagaaaatgagctggggatgtggcccagtggttaatgtcccctgggttcaatccctggtaccaaaaaaaaaaaaaataaataaaaatgatacctCTCTTCATTCGATTGTTTAGGAAAACATGGTCGTTGTCATAAATACACATTACATCAATACATAAGATGTTTTGGGTtgggttggtttttgttttgttttgttttttaattaggggctgaactcagggccttgcactactttatacccagttctttttatttttgagaaagtctttctaaattgcccaggctggcctcaaacttgtaatcctcctgtctcagcctccagaatagctgagattacagtcaCATGAGATTACACTACTGTGCTGGTAGTGTGTTTTTTCTTAAGTTaatcactatttaaaaatttttgtggctggggagatagctcagttggtagagtgcttgccttgtaagcacaaggccctgggttcaatccccaataccgcaaaaaaaaaaaaaaaattgttttaatttctagtgTAATAAGCATTGATAGATATGATCCATACCAACAAAAGACTCTCTGGCGTCCTCAATAATGTTTAAGACTGTAAAGGGATCCTAAGACTATGCAATAGGGACTCCTGCCCCAAAAGGTATGGCCAACACAGTGGAAGGGCTCCTTGGGCACTCTGGTCACAAGGCACCCCAGAAGCCTCTCCTGTGAGCTGGGAGACTGAGGTGAGTTTTCAGGGGCTGTGGTGGCAGTGCCAGGACCTTTCTTCATCTCACCTGCACTTCCTAGTCACCCCCATGACTCTGTTCACTCTTCCCTCAAGCTAACCCCAACCCTTGCACACAGGCTCCAGCATGCCCTTCCGCATGGGACTCCCATCTAGAGGTGCTGAGCTGGGTCCTATAAGCACTACAGGTCCAGAACCACTTGTTCTCTGCCTCTAGCAGAGGGTGAACTCCTATAGGGCAAGACATGTTTATTTACATGTCCCCcatgtaaataaataaggacCCCCCTCAGCACCTGTAGGTGGGAGTCCCACTGCAAGGCCTGGTCAATGGCTGAGTCAGGGGTCTGCACCAGGTCTGATGGTCATAGGATCTTTCAGCACCTGAGGAGACCAACTCATGCAGCTGTTCAGTACTAGATTACTGAATGACTGAATCAGTGGATAGCACTGCCTTCGAGGATCAAGTTAGCTTTCTGAGGGCAGGGTTACCTGGAACAGTTCCCCTCCTCCACCTGGCTGCCTCTCTCTGATCCTCCAAGACTAAGCTGAGCTCCTTCAGCATCCCTGCACCAAGCATGGTCCTGGGGCTTCACAATACTCAGCCAGGCTGAGTTGGGAGTATAAGACATGTGCTCCCTGGAAGTCAGAAGGATTCATTCTTCCCAATTTCCAGGGGAGGAATAACAGACAAGAGGCAAAACTCATCAATGAGTCACGTCGCCCAGTCGCCCCCCTGGACTGACTGCCAGGGTTCTGCAGGTTCAGCTATCCCAGGGTCCAGGTGACTGCTGCAGAGCATTTCAGAGGTGGGCTTAGGTCTCCAACACCCACCCCTCAGCTGTGCAGCAGAAAATGCTTTACCAATACTTGCTCAGAATTAGCTTTCCTAGTGGCTATATCTTAGAAAAGTAGATGtgagaatgcttttaaaaaagtcctcacttggggggctggggagatagctcagtcggtagagtgcttgccttgcaagcacaaggccctgggtttgatccccagcacccaaaaaaaaaaaaaaaaaaaaaaaaaaatcctcacttgGGAAACAATTTGGGCAACAGTAGGTGGGCTCTGCAGTTCAGGGCAAATCACCTCATCTCTCTGTACCCTGGTTCTTTCCTCAAGGGGTGCCAttagggaaaggagggaggggagatgtGAGGGTGTACCACTGTGGGTTTGCAAAGTCAAGTTCTACCTCCCACTTGCCTTCCTGTTCCTGGGGAGCcctcctggagccctgaggaagagACTCCCTTTCAGGAGCAGGTTAACAGGCtcagtgaggaggagaaaggggttaggagagggaggaggatggtATATTCTTTGGAGGGAGTAGAAGTCAGCCTAAGGGTAAAATGTGAGCAAAGGGGATCCTAAGAGAGCACTGGGCGGAGCAGGAGGACCAAGCAGTGAGACCTGCCTGCAGAGGGCGGGGGACGGGGGAGTAAGGGCGAGGACCCACAGGACGGAGGGGCGTGGCGTGGGCCTGGGGGGCGTGGCCTGAGGGGTtcggaggaggggagggagggagggagggggcggaGCGGAATGAGAGAGAGGCGCGGGGCAGGGatgggagagggcagggaggaaggggcgcGGCCGGCTCGGAGCAGGGAGGGGCGAAGGGGCGGAGCCGGAGGGGAGGCTGGcgggatgggggaggggaagggccGCCGGAGCGGGGACtcggggcggggcgggggacgAGAGGGCGGAGGAGGAGGGGCGCCGCCCGCGTCCGCTCACCTCCAGCGCCTGGCCCAGCTCCAGGTCGAAGGTGACCACGCACACGCACTCCAGCCAGGCGGAGAAGCGCGCCCAGGGCGCCGCCGGGGTCCTCGTCGCGCGGCTCCCGGACGTGGGCCCGGCCGCACCGAGCCCGCCGCCACCCCGCCGAGGCCCGGCGCCCGCCCGCGCCTCCATGGTGGCGGATCTCTCGGCCGCGCGTTGCGGGGGAACGCGGGCGCTCGCCCGGCCCGCCTCGGAGCAGTCGAGCGGCCTCCGCGGGCCAGAGCGGCCTGGCGCGGCCGTGTGCGCCCCCTGGCGCGGGAGGAGCGCCCAGCGAGACCGGCGGCGGCAGCCCGCAGGCCCACTTCCGCGGAGGCTGTGGGCGGCCGCCCGGCCGGCGCGGAAGGTCGGGGCCGCGGGACTCGGGCACGCAGGCCTGGCCGCAGTAGCAGGCCCACGTCTGCAGAGGCTCCTTCACGCAGCGGGCACCGTGGGAACGTCAGTGGCGTTCGGCCTCCGGCCATGCCCCCGAAGCACTCGGCACTGGAAAAGAAATCAATggcctattctttttttttatttaaaatattttttatttttacagacacattttgattcattgtacacaaatggagtacaacttttcttttctatggttgtactcaATGTAGACGCACACCAGgcccattcttcttctttttcttttttttctcggTCCTCTGGCTTTTACTTGCTTTGACCTACAAGTGATGCACGTGCAGTTAGTTCATCAGGCAAATTAGCCACATGAACCCAACCAGGGAAATGTGGGCATATGGCCATTAAGTGAGTCGCAAAATTGTCCCTTATTATTACCATAGTTCATAGAACTTAGGATGCCATTATTCTATGAATAACTAAGAAAACTGCCAGCAACTGCATAGCCATTGTTACTGAACCACACCCATTTGCCCACCTGAAGTATGCCAATCGCTGAAAGGGCAGGTTTTGCAAGATTTTATTAAGGAGGTCGCCAAGTGTGTAGATGGGGAAGCAAGCCTCATACCTGTCGTGCACAGAAGAGTGGGGGTTTCAGGGGTTGAGATGGTGGGGAAAAGAGATTGGAGATTAGAACATATTCAATAATTTGTGTGTATATGATCAAACTTCGTCAATTATTACCATTGACCCACGTCAGAGGTGTTATTAGTACCTCCAAAGATGGTGATTTGTTATACTTCTTTGGCAGTATTGGAGGttagacccagggccttgcacatgctaggcaggcactgaACCACTAAGGGGCATCTTCAgccattccattttattttgagacatggtctcaccaagttgcctaggctggtctgcAATTTGGgatgttcctgcctcagtcttctgaatagctgggattacagacatgagcaACCATACTCACCTTAAAACTGGTGATTTTTGTAGTCTCCTAAAAGCAAGTAACTCAGAAGGTAAAGGAACTAAGAAGATGAAggggctgagagtgtagctcTGTAGAAGATGGCTCGCCTAGCATtagttcaaagaaaagaaaaaataaaaagcaaatgaagtgGGTTAAGTCTAGAAAGTTATTCAGGTTTTCCCTTGGCATCATAATGAGCTATCAAATGTTTAGAAATATTCTATTAGAAAATGTTCTAACATACAGAAAAGATGACTATGGTCATCCATTTACTGCATAAAATCTACATCTATAGTTACTAgattgttatttcctttttattctgtgtGTTAATCCATCAGTCTATCTTGTTTTCAGATGAGTTTCAAGAGAGTTGCAGACATTTGTATGTGTGCCCCTAGTGCTtcagtgtgtgtgtttattattAACTAGtatttgttttcagttcttttcttctAGGTAAAATGCATGATTTTGTGTGgagggggggtactggggattgaatccaagggtgccttaccactgagcttcatctctagctccttttattttaagacaagttctGACTAAGTTGCCCAACCTTTCCATTCcccctgcatcagcctcctgagtcactggaattatataCATGGGCCACCATACCAACAGAATGCATGAATCTTAAATAGACCATTCATTGTGTTTTGACAAATGAACACATGTGTAACCCGAAGGTCTAGCAAGATACAAAACactatgctgggcatggtggcacatggttgtaatcccagtgactagggaggtggaagcaggaagatcacaagttcaaggccaacttcagcaatttagcaaggccctgagcaagttagtgagacactgtctcagaataaaaacaaaagatacagAGCATTATCATCACTCTGGAAAGTTCCCTGGTGCCTCTTTCCAGTCTCTATACCAGACCCCACCATTCTGATTTTTTGCACTATAGATTATTTTACCATCTACTAGGACTTAGAAGATGAAGTCCTTTTCCCTTCTCAACTGCTCCGGGAGCAGTGGCTTATGGTGCAGATGTGGTTAAATCCAAGAATCACACCACACCAACCAATCCTGAAAATGGCACAGAAATGGCATCAAGAAACCCCAATCAAAAAGACATGAATCTCTTAATCGGGTAGACTCCAAATTCCTGAGAAATATGCATTTTGCCAAGAAGCACAACAAGAAGGGCCTGAAAAAGACACAGGTAAACAAGGCCAAGGCCATGAGTGCACAGCCTGAGGCTGTCAAGGCCCTGGTAAAGCCTGAGAAGGTGAAGCCCAAGATGCCAAAGGGTGCCAGCCACAAGCTTGATTCCCTTGCCTTGCTTGCCCACCCTAAGCATGGGAAGCATGCTAATGCCTACCTGCTCAGGGAGTACAGGCTCTGCTGGCCAAAGGCCCAAGCCCAAGCCAAGACCCAGGCTGCAACTCCAGCTCCAGTATCGGCTCCGGCTCCTACTCCCGCTCCAAAGGGTGCTCAGGTTCCCACAGAGGCTCCACAGTGGgttgggctggggctcagtgggagcttgcctagcacgtgtgaggcactgggttcgattctcagcaccacataagataaacaaaagtgcatcaacatctaaaaaaatatttttaaaaaggctccaTAGTAAAAACCTCTGTGAATAAATAAATCCAGaggcagggggaaaaaatggaactATACAAACTAAAATCAAATCCCATGCAcatatgagtttgtcaggatgacccaactactatgtataactataaagctttaatttatttattatttatttatttatttatttatttatttatttttgtggtgctggggatcgatcccagggtcctgtgcttgcaaggcaagcactttaccaactgagttatctccccagcccaagctctaattaaaaaaaaaaaaaaaaaatggaaccataTAGCAGGTAATCTTCGGTGTGTGACTTTTATTAACCATGTTTGCAGATTCATCCATTTGTGGTGCATTTCATTAGCTCATTTCTGTGTACTGCTCTGTAGCCTTCCACTTTGTGAATATTCCACAGATggttcattcttctgttgatggacatctgaaCCCTTTCCAGTTTTGGGTGATGATAAATAAAATTGCTGTGAATTCCTGTACAAGTGTTTGTGGAGTACATCTTCATTTCTCCTGAGAAAACCTGGGAACCAAATTGCTGAGGCATAGCCCAAAACAGTCATACATTTTTTATCCTATTCAACCAAAAATATGTAAGTTTTGTTTGCTATATGTTCTTGCCAACATTTGGCATTGTCTAGCTTCTTAATTGTAGCTAGTCTATTTGGTGGGTAGTGGTatcttgtgttttttatttgaatttccctgataaCAAACAAATGGCGTtagacattttgtgtgtgtgcttattGCATGCAGTTGAAAGAATATCCTTATTTCAGAGTTAAACTGTGAATTAATGCATATCTGAAAGCCAATGAAATATACGTACCCACCCCCAgttccattttatctttttttcagtCAGTCCCTGCCACACATCCAGTCCAggcatctattttttaattacttaattcaatttatgttattttttagttgtagatggacaccatacatttattttacttatttatttttatgctgtgcTGAGGATCGCATAAAAATGCCTACagttgccaggcaagtgctctgccactgagtcacaaccccagcctcccaggcctctgtTGATCTGCACTGTCTTTATAGTTGTGCCTTTTCTAAAAtgtcacataaatggaatgtcCAGTGTGGCAGACCACATGATAAACCTCAAAGATGTTTGGAGGTTTTGTTCCCATCACTGAGTcctgagagtttttaaaaaaatatattttggcctgtagtcccagctacttgggagggtaAGGCAGAAGGACACTTGAGCCCATAAGTTCAAGACCTGCTAAATGATGTAGCAAGACCACGTCTCAAAAATAACTACAGAATAATTTTGGTGAAGCCTAATTGatcaacttcttttctttcataaattatGCTTTTGGGgctgagattgtagctcagtggtagagtgcttgcctagcatgtgtgaggcactgggttcaattcttagcaccacatataaataaataaaggttcatcaacaactaaaatattaaaaaataaataaaaaataaattatgctttGGTGTCATAGCTAAGTACGTCTGTAACCTAAGGTCCTAataatttttgtggtactggagctGGAAcacaaggccttgtgcatgctaggcagcagtgtaccattgagctacaaccctatcccttttaaaagttaaaatttttttttgagaaaagttcttCCTAAACTGCCCAGTctaaccttgaatttgtgatcctctaaactcagccaggaaggagagagagagagagagagagagagagagagagagagagagagaaagagagagagagagagagaaagggaaagggggggTAGATGTGAGAGcactttgagacaaggtttccagtaagttgctaaggttggccttgaatttggaatcctcttgcctcagcctcctgagttttgtgggattacaggtgtgtgtcactgtgcctggctatcaAATGTCTCTTGTGCAGCTATTATTCTTGACACTCCTGGTTTATGCATGTgcatttggtactggggagtggatccagggatgtttaaccactgagccacatcctcggtccttttttattttttattttttaattttaatttttatttatttatttatttattttttcacataagggagtttattaagcaaacagagtgtctccctgcacagtaacagagaaaatgagaggaaaagaaagagaatgagaaagggcacacactggagagagtgtgaaagccaggaggatagagaaagtgaggagagaaagatgaggaaagatggcggggtagctacagtaaagcaattgaatttttattttttattttgacacagggcctGGAAGAGTTGCTGAGACAGgccttgaattgtgatcctcctacttcagcctctccagttgctgggatcacaggcatgcaccaccatgctgggctctGCTCTGATGGTTTTTGTTCTCTattctattaatttattataCAACATTAACTGAGTTTTGAGTgataaaccttttttatttatttatttatttttggtgctgtggattgaacctagggacccttaactactgagccacatccccagcccttttttttatattttatttagagacagggtctctctaagttgctttagggcttcactaagttgctgaggctggctttgaactcatgatcttcctgcctcagcctctggagacattgggattaaaggtgtgtgctactgtgcctggctctaaACCAATTTTGGAATTCCTGAAATAAACTCCATTTGTCTTGGTGGATAATCCTTATTATATGTTGCTGAATTTTGTTCTGGAGATCTTTGTTCATTCCTGTAGATTTGAGTGAATTCTGGTGTCATTTCCTTTTACCTTGAAGAACTTTCTTCAGAATTTCTACTGGGGTGGCTTTGCTATAGTATTTGTTGTATCTGGGAATGTCTTTATCTTACCTTCATCTTTTTTCAccttcaattttttatattttgctgagtatagaatttgttcatttccatggctatttatttatgtatttattgatactggggatctaatccaggggcactttaccactgggctacatccacattcctttttttatactttattttgagacagggtctcactaagttgctgaggctggcctataCTTGTTATCGTCCTGTGTCTGtctgccaagttgctgggattataataagtacgtgccaccatgcccagcttgccagggctttcaaattatttatttatttattttattttactttattttattttaaaata encodes:
- the LOC124982992 gene encoding LOW QUALITY PROTEIN: 60S ribosomal protein L29-like (The sequence of the model RefSeq protein was modified relative to this genomic sequence to represent the inferred CDS: inserted 1 base in 1 codon; substituted 1 base at 1 genomic stop codon), encoding MVADLSAARCGGTRALARPASEQSSGLRGPERPGAAVCAPWRGRSAQRDRRRQPAGPLPRRLWAAARPARKVGAAGLGHAGLAAVAGPLAYGADVVKSKNHTTXNQSXKWHRNGIKKPQSKRHESLNRVDSKFLRNMHFAKKHNKKGLKKTQVNKAKAMSAQPEAVKALVKPEKVKPKMPKGASHKLDSLALLAHPKHGKHANAYLLREYRLCWPKAQAQAKTQAATPAPVSAPAPTPAPKGAQVPTEAPQWFILLLMDI